The genomic region CGTCCCGCACCCAGTTCCCCTCTCTCCAGAGGTTCGGAACTATTAAAACAACTTAACTTTCAAGAAAACTCAGCAGAAAATGAGTTATAGAACAAAAGCAGGAGGAAAAATTTTTACTCCCATAGAATCGACCGGGATGCTAATGGCAGTATCAATGTCTTCTTGAAAACAATCTCTGGCAATTAGCCAGAGCCAGGTAAGATAGCACCTAATACACAGTATTACTAGGTTTTACCAGTAATTACCGGGTTAAAGACTATCTGTTCGCAGTCCATTTCAACTTCTTCGTAAAACCGTAGAAAATATCCCGCGCTTATGCAACCCATTCGTACCTTTAATGTTTCTCCGTCCTTACCGGAAAAACTCGAACCCTTACGCAAACTCGCTTATAACCTTCACTGGGATTGGAACGTCGAAACCAAAGACCTGTTTCGCCGACTCGATCGCGACTTGTGGGAATCGAGCCGCCACAACCCCGTCTTAATGCTCGGAACCATCTCCCAAGCGCGCTTGCAAGAAGTCTCCGAAGACGAAGGCTTCCTCGCGCAAGTCGAACGGGCCGCCCTTCAACTCGAAGACTACCTGCGCGAACGAACCTGGTACGCCAAACACCGCGACCCCGACAAACAATCCCAAGACTGCTACGCCTACTTTTCCGCCGAATTCGGCTTGACCGACTGCCTCCCGATCTATTCCGGAGGTTTGGGCGTCCTCGCAGGCGACCACCTCAAATCGGCGAGCGATCGCGGTTTGCCCCTCGTCGGCGTCGGTTTACTCTATCAAGAAGGCTACTTCAGCCAGTATCTCAACGCCGACGGCTGGCAACAAGAGCGCTACCCGATCAACGACTTCTACAACATGCCGTTGCACCTCGAACGCGACGCTAACGGTAACGAACTGCGGATCGCCGTAGACTACCCCGGACGCCAGGTTTACGCCCGCGTCTGGCGCGTCCAAGTGGGAACGGTGCCGCTTTACATGCTCGATACCAACATCGAACCGAACAATCCCTACGATCACGACATCACCGACGAACTCTACGGCGGCGATCTCGATATGAGAATGCACCAAGAGATCATGCTCGGGATTGGCGGGGTCAAAATGCTCGAAGCCCTCGGACTCAAACCGACGGTCTACCACATGAACGAGGGACATTCCGCTTTTTTAACGTTAGAGCGGATCCGCCATTTAATGGAAAACGACGGTTTGAGTTTCCACGAAGCGAAAGAAGTCGTCAACGCCAGCAGTATTTTTACCACCCATACCCCCGTCCCTGCCGGATTTGATATGTTTCCGGCGGACAAAATCATGTACTATCTCGGTCACTACGCCGAGAAATTGCACCTCTCTCGGGAGGAATTTTTAGCCCTGGGTCGGGAAAATACCGGGGATCTCGAATCGCCGTTTAGTATGGCGACCTTGGCGATTAAAATGGCGAGTTTTGTCAACGGGGTGTCCAAACTGCACGGGGACGTGTCGCAGAGGTTATTTAAAAACTTGTGGCCCGCCTTACCTGCGGGGGAAGTCCCGATTACGGCGATTACGAATGGGGTTCACGCGCGCAGTTGCGTGGCGAAGTTCACCCAAGAACTGTACGATCGCTATCTCGGACCGAAATGGTCTACGACTCCGGCGCACAATCCTTTGTGGGATCGGGTCAGTTCGATTCCCGATGACGAACTGTGGAGGGCGCAAGAGCGGTGTCGGTCCGAGTTGGTGGTGTTCGTGCGCGATCGCCTCGAAAAATATTTGCGCGATCGCGGCGGATCCTTGAGCGAACTGTCCCAAGCCCAAGAAGTCCTCGATCCGAGCGTGTTAACTATCGGTTTCGCCCGTCGTTTCGCCACTTACAAACGCGCGACCTTGTTCATGCGCGATTTAGACCGGATCAAACGGATTTTGTTCGACCTGCACAGCGATCGCCTCAAAGGCGGAATGCTCAGTCCTAAAAAACGGATGGTTCAGTTCGTGATCGCCGGGAAAGCTCACCCGAAAGATATTCCCGGAAAAGAAATGATCCGCCACATCGTCCACTTCATTCGGGAACAGAAGTGCGAGAAAAATATCGTTTTTATTCCCGATTACGATATCAATGTCGCCCGCATGATGGTCTCTGGCTGCGATGTCTGGCTCAATACCCCGCGCCGTCCTCGCGAAGCCTCCGGAACCAGTGGCATGAAAGCGGCGATGAATGGAGTGCTCAACCTGAGCATTCTCGATGGCTGGTGGAACGAAGCGGACTACGTGCGGACGGGATGGCCCATCGGTCAGGGGGAAATGTACGACGATCCGGACTATCAAGATGAGGTGGAAGCCAACGCCCTCTACGATTTACTCGAAAAGGAAGTGGTTCCCTTATTCTACGATCGCGACGAAGAAGGCATCCCGCGCCGATGGGTGGCGAAGATGAAGCAGGCGATCCGGCTCAATTGCCCGCAGTTTAACACCGCGCGCATGGTCAGCGACTACGCGACTTACGGCTATTTCCCGGCGAGCGATCGCTACTACCAAACCATCGAGAACCACTACCAACCCGCGAAAGAACTGGCCCACTGGAAGCAACACCTGTTCGATCGCTGGTACGATATCAAGATCGAAACGGTCGATATTTCCGCCCCTGCAGATATCCAGGTCAACGAGGATATCGCCGTCAAAGCACAAATTCACCTCGCCGGACTGAAGCCGGAAGATGTGGAAGTGCAAGTGTATAAAGGGCCGATGGATGCGGACGGCAATATTGTCGATGGGGTGCCGATGACCATGGAATATCAGGGAAGTGGCGCCAACGGTCGCAGTATTTATACGGCCAATATTGCTTATTCGTCTTCGGGTTTACAAGGCTTATCCCTGCGGATTTTACCGCAGCATCCTTACTTGAGTAGTCCGTTTCAACCCGGATTACAGGTGATTTGGGCGAATTCCTAACTGCCAATTGCGGGGCGTAGATTCTGCGCCCCCTTTTGAAGTTCGATCGATTTTTGTTAAAAATCAAAACAAGAGCGGCGATCGGCTGAAGCGATCGCTGCGATCGATGTTTAAAAACATATTGTTATTTAAACTAAATTGACTAATTGTTAATCTCTGAAGTTGCAATCCGGATCGATCGGGTTTGCAGTAGAAAAGCGATCGTGAATTTCAAAAAATCAATCAGAATTGCACGAGATCGCCATGACTTACCAACAACATTTAACCAACAATTCTAATCCCGATATTCATAAGCTTGACTCTAGCTTACAAGTAATTCACGAAGATATTCAGCAACAAAACTTGGTTTTGGAAAAAATCTTAGAAGAGTCTAGTGGAGGTGGGATATGGTCAAAAAATACCCTTTTTTATATTTTGCTTCCTGCTTTTATCGGTGCGATTTTTGGGGTATTAATTGCCGCTTGTGGTGTGTTTGCGCCAGAACCTATCGAAGCAGATAAACCCACACCCGCTTTAGATCGGACAACACAAAAAGTTGTTTTTGGTGCGCTCTCCTGTACGGGTTCTTCTATTCTAACCCTGTGTTTGTTAGGGGCGCCCAGCCATAACGCTCAAAAGAGAAAAACTTTAGCCCTTTCATTTTTTGGTTCTTTGTTCTTTTTCTTTCCCCAACAAAGCTTAGCGACTTTAACAACTATTTCAGAAGCATTCCAAAGACAACAGTCTAAAAATAATCAATTAGCCGAGCAACTTTCTACGGTTCAGGATAAAAAAATTCAAGCTTTACGAGCAACTTTGCAGGCTAGTGGATCGCCACCTCCCGAAATCAAAGAGGATGTTGCTGAAGTTTTAGACACCAACATTACTTTGATTGGGAATGCTGAAGTTGCTACATTACAACAGCAACCATCTTCACAAACGATAGAATTGCTAGAGGAAAATCCCGAATTATTACAAGACCCGGAAATTAAAAGAAAATCGATCCAATTAGGACAAGAATTGCAACGGCAAATTGAAGCAGTCAATCCTCAGGAAAGTTCGGATCCTATTCCAACGTCGAACGATCGCGAATTATTACAAGAACTTACGGATTTAGACGAAAAATATTCTCAAGAATCGGTCAATTGACGATCGCCGGAATCACGATATAACCGGAGTCGCGATCGCCGAAAACCCAGGTACGATCGCGCCCCCAGTACCACCAGTAGGCGCCGATATACGCACAAAGCAACGCATCTAAGCGGTCTTCTAAGGCTTTGAGCTGTTTTCCTTTAAACGATTCGACCTCGGCATTAAAATCGGCGGTTTTGAGGCGGAGTAAATCGCAGTCGGTGTCTAAAGACAAACGCGGTTCTAACTGAGGCAGGCGATCGACTATATATTGACGCAATTTCATTAATTCCGGCTTGCGATCGCCTAATTTTCCCTTTTTATACTTTAAAATGCGTTCCAATCCAAATAAGGCGATCGTCGCCGGATGGGGAAACACTTCAATTTGATAGCGACCCGGTTTTTTGGGCTCGATTTGCGCCGCATGAGCAAAACCGCACGCTTCCAAACGACAGCCAAATCCGACCGTTCGCGCCGCAAAACGACTGTTGAGATTCGCCGGATAGCACCCGGCGTGATAGCGTCCGAAATACTTGTGCGTTAGTTTATCCGCTTCTCTCATTCTCGTCGCATTGGGAATCACCGTCGGCGCGTCCACGGCGACTAAAGCAGTTTGCGGACGGGGGGCGATCGCCTCGATCCAGGCGAAAATATCGTCAAGATCGAGCTGGCACTCTGACGAGTCCAAATAGAGGCGATCGCTTCGCCAAACCAAGCAACACAAGCCGCTTTCGCCGGAACTCCACCCCAAATCGACCCCCAGAAATTTCATCGTGCGATCGCGCCAACCCAATTCGCCACTTCCCCCTATCTCCCTCGGGAAAAGGCGATCGCGCGCGCCAATTGTTCGGGACTGTGAGAACCGATTAAAATTCGCTCGCCGTTGGCCAATTCTAACTGAACCCCGCGATTGCCACTGACATTGTACGCTTTCCCCGTCGGACTGTGACGGATGCCCCATCCCCCATATTCCCGTAAAGGATGGTAGGTTTTGACTTCCGCTTTGACGATATTTTCAAAAGGAATTTTAATGCGAGAAAACAGCAACGGATAAAAACTCAGATATAAACCATCACTGCGAATTTCAGTAATTAATTTAGTCGTGTAAAACAGAATCGGGAAAATAACGCCAAAGATAATCCCGAATAAAATCAGAATAATATGGACGACGAGGGTATCTTCCGAGTTGGAATCCAACACAAACGGGATCGCAGCAACATAAAGGGCCGCCAGAGAACTGCACGACAGTACCACCCAAATCCAAGGCTGACGAAACTGTTGCACTTCTCGAAACATGAGGGTTGCATCGATGTCATCGGTAATGCTGACTTCCGACGACATCGGTTTAGAGCGCAGTTTATCCACCACGGTCTCCTGATTCGATAAGGGGAAAAGTCGCGATCGCGTATCGGGATCGTTTCGGACGATCGAGCCAACGAATCTACGGCAACAAAGCAACGGGCTCGCTGTCTAAAACAACCCCCGCTCCTCAATCGTATCACTCCCCCGAGGGCGATCGCCCCCAATATGGCATCAAAAATCAGTCCTCTGCAAGCCGGGAGGCAATTGGGTGAGGGGCGAAGATTTGTTAAGATGTCCGATTGTATGTCCTTTGGCGTGCATTTCGACAAACGCTTTGAGAATCTTCCTCAGCACCCAGGAATGTTCTCCAGCCAAGTTCCTTGTCCTGTCAAAAAAATTTGTAACGGCAACCTATGGGTAAGCAGCGTATTCTTTCAGGAGTCCAACCCACTGGCAATCTGCATCTCGGTAACTATTTGGGTGCGATCCGCAATTGGGTAGAAGCGCAGAGTCAGTATGAAAATTTCTTCTGTGTCGTCGATTTACACGCGATTACGGTTCCGCACAACCGCGCTACTCTGGCACAAGATACGTACACGATCGCGGCGTTGTATTTAGCTTGTGGCATTGACTTAGATCGTGCCACGATTTTTATTCAGTCGCACGTTCGCGCCCATACCGAATTGACCTGGCTGCTCAATTGCATCACCCCGTTAAACTGGCTCCAAGACATGATCCAGTTTAAGGAAAAAGCGGTGCGTCAGGGGGAAAATGTCAGCGCCGGATTGTTAGATTATCCAGTATTAATGGCGGCGGATATTTTGCTTTACGAAGCCGATAAAGTCCCCGTCGGCGAAGATCAAAAACAACATTTGGAACTGACCCGGGATATCGCCGCTCGATTTAACCATCAGTTTGGGAAAGATGACGAACCCGTCCTCAAAGTCCCCGAACCGTTAATTCGCAAAGAAGGGGCGCGGGTGATGAGTTTGACCGACGGTACCAATAAGATGTCAAAATCGGATCCGTCGGATATGAGCCGGATTAATCTGCTCGATCCGCCGGATGCGATCGCCAAAAAGATCAAGCGCTGCAAAACCGACCCGATTCGCGGCTTGTGGTTTGACGATCCACAACGTCCGGAGTGCAATAATTTGCTGACCCTGTACGCACTCCTGTCCGGGAAAAGCCGGGAAGCGGTTGCCGAAGAATGTAAGGACATGGGATGGGGTCAGTTCAAGCCGTTGTTGACCGAGGCGACTTTAGAAGCGCTCAAACCGATTCAGGAGAAATATAAGGAGGTCATGGGCGATCGCGCCTATCTCGAATCGGTGTTGCGAGAGGGACGGGAAAAAGCGGAGGCGATCGCCAATCCGACCCTCAATAAGGTGAAAGCGGCTTTGGGTTATTCGATGCCGTTATAACCCCCCCTGCGTTACTTCCACTCAGTTACACTCGCAAAAAGGAGACCGAAACTCGGAACGGGGCGATCGCGACGGGAGACAGGGAAGCTGCAACGCTCTCCCTGGCTTCGTTCTCGACAGCCTCAATCCATCACTTTATGGGATCTCGATGGCTGCCACACCATCGGGGTCGAACATTGACCACTGAAACATAACAACAAAACTATGACACAACAGCCTTTAGCGCGATCGCGCTTCCGTCTCGCCGTCGAAGCGCGAGAATTTTTAGTCACTGCCGAAGTGATGCCGCCCAAAGGTAGCGATGCCTCGCATACCGTGGAAATGGCGCGCCAACTCAAAGATTGGGTACACGCCGTCAACGTGACCGATGGCAGTCGGGCCGTGTTGCGGATGTCTCCCGTCGCCACTTCGGCGATTTTACTGCAACACGGTATCGAGCCGATCTGTCAAATTGCCTGTCGCGATCGCAACGCGATCGGTATTCAAGGGGATTTGATGGGCGCTCACGCCCTCGGCATTCGCAATATTTTAGCCTTGACTGGAGACCCGATTAAAGCAGGCGACCACCCGAAAGCCAAATCGGTGTTTGAACTCGAATCGGTGCGTCTGCTCAAATTGATTAAAAAACTCAATAGCGGTACGGATTTTAACGATAATCCCCTCACGGACTCTCCGACGGATTTATTTCCCGGTGCGGCAGTCGATCCGCAGTTAAAAAGCTGGTCGGGTCTCAAAAGTCGCTTTGAACGAAAACTGGAAGCGGGAGCGGAATTTTTCCAAAGTCAGATGATCTGCGATTTCGATCGCCTCGACAAGTTCATGAACGAAATTGCTTCGGGAACGGACAAGCCAATTCTCGCCGGAATCTTTTTACTCAAGTCGGCGAAAAATGCCGCCTTTATCAATCGTTGCGTTCCCGGCGTCCACATTTCCGACGAAACGATCGCCCGTTTGGCTGAGGCGAAACATCCCCTTCGCGAAGGCATGAAAATTGCGGCGGAACAGGTGCAACACGCGCGATCGATCTGTCATGGCGTTCACATGATGGCGGTTCGCCGAGAAGATTTGATCCCGGAAATTCTGGATATGGCTGGGGTCTCGGCCCTTACCCCTCAAGAAGCGAAAATCGCGGTTTAGAAGCGGCAGGCAACTGCACCCAAGGACACGCAACGATAGGCAACGAGCGATCGCGCATTTTTTCCGGATCGCGCCCTGTTGTTTCGGAATCTACACCGTGGTAGATGCACCCTGATGTCCAAACCCCCGGGTTCGTTCTGGGGGTTTTTTATTTTTTATTTCTTATTTTAGATTTTCGATCGGCCAAATGAAAACCATCCGGATGAGTGAGCAGATATCCGAATTCTCAATATAGATGCACCCTGATGTACCACCCCTGGCTAGCCAACCAGGGGTTTTTTTATTTTCGCTTTTAAAGTTTAGAGTTTAGATTTTCAATCGCTCAGATAAAAATTGTCCGGATCGGTGGGGGGCGATCGCGAAATCCCTAATAGATGCACCCTGATAGTCCACCCCCGGTCAGCCAACTGGGGGTTTTTTATTTTCGCTTTTAAAGTTTAGAGTTTAGATTTTCAATCGCTCAGATAAAAATTGTCCGGATCGGTGGGGGGCGATCGCGAAATCCCTAATAGATGCACCCTGATAGTCCACCCCCGGTCAGCCAACTGGGGGTTTTTTATTTTCGCTTTTAAAGTTTAGAGTTTAGATTTTCAATCGCTCAGATAAAAATTGTCCGGATCGGTGGGGGGCGATCGCGAAATCCCTAATAGATGCACCCTGATAGTCCACCCCCGGTCAGCCAACTGGGGGTTTTTTATTTTCGCTTTTAGCCTGTAAAGTTTAGATTTTAAATTGGTCAGATAAAAATTGTCCGGATCGGTGGGGGGCGATCGCCTCTCGTGAGGGTACGACACTGGGGATAACACCCTGAGAAAAAGCGCCGGACGAAGTATGCAGTCCGACGTCAAAAACAAGAGTTAAGCTAAAGATCGCGCGATCGGCTCGAAGAGTTCAAGCGACCTCAGAAGCCGAATCGGAACTGACCTCAGCATGTTCGACGCGGAAGACATTGGCGTAGAGATTCGCCATAATCTGCTTGCCTTCTTGAGTCAATCCCAAATATTTCAACGCATCGGTAATGTAAGGATAAACCCCATTCCAATAAAACTTGGCGTAGTTTTTACGCAAGTCATCCGGGTGACGGTATCCCAACGTTTTATTCGCTCCGGTTTCTTCAAATTCATAGAAGAGCGCGCCAATTTTTTGTAAATAACGCGGGTCGCTCAATTGTCCGATCAAATCCGCAGCGCGAACTAGTCCGGAATAATTGAAAGTATCCTTGTGATCTTCGTCCGCCGGAACGGGAAAACGAGTCAGTTCGATATTGCGTTTGATCGCTTCGGCATCGATCAGGCGATGACCGCCGAAACGTTCTTGAATGAACAATTTACCGCGATCGACGTGATAGGGGGTCAAACTGGCGTCGGTCGCGCCGACGGGGACGGTGACTTTCATGCCATCACGACCCGTGGCGTACAAGTTTTCCTCGGCACGATCTTCCCTGCAAACGCCTTTGACGTAACCGATATCGTGGCAGAGCAAAGAAATAATCGCGTGTAGCCAATCTTCGCAAGAAACGCCGCCTTCGCGAATGTGTTTGCCGCGCAAGATTTCTTGACCGACTAAGGTGACGAGGATCGTATGTTCGACGTTGTGATATAAGGCGTCGCTATTGGCAATATTTTCCAGAGCCATATTGCCAGCCCAGGCGATAATATCGGCGTAGTCGGATTTGTAACCGCCGTAAGTTCGATGATAGCCCGCTTGGAGTTGTTGGACGAAAGCGTCGATCAGGAGTGCCGTGGAGTTAAACATTTCTATCTCACCCAAACTCAATTTTTAATCAATCCGATTTTAATCGACTCTTCAACGGCTTACATGAGGTGTGGGATACAGTATTGCGCTAGATCGGCGTTGAATTTTCGAGTCGAGATCCACCCCGATCGCGATCGGGCATTTTCCATCATTCCGATGAAAATTTCGAGCCGATCGCGTCGAGTTGGCAAAATCGGAAAAACGTTCTAGCGCTGGCCTGCGTTACAAACATAATTGAGGACTTTGCACCTCTCCCCTGTTCTAAATACTTTGATTATGCTGAAAATTTTCAAAAATTTCTGTGACGATCGTCAGAAAGGGGTTGGGACGAGATCACTCGGGGGTGCGATCTTTGTCGCTGACAAGATGCGATCGCCTTTGAGAAATGTTAGCATCGAGCGGATAAATCCGGGAGCGATCGCCGTCGCGAGCAACGTAGATCGACCTGGATCGGGGGCTTTACAAGCCTTGGCGATATTTTTGCAAGCGTTGGCGGTAAACGGTTTTCAACCGCGCGATCGCCCGCCGTCGGTCGCCATTGCCGACATCGAGCAAGGAAGGCCACACGGGAATTAATTCGAGAGCCGCCATATCGAACCAGCCCGCTTCTATATCTTCTAACACTTCGTACTCTTCCAACATGGCGATCGCCGCCCGATCTTGGTTTTCCGGGGAAAAATCCCGGGCGCCGATTTTGCGAGCCATGCGATCCCAGCTCGTACTGAGGAACTGATAGCGACCCGCCGCATCGGAACAGAGTTGGCGACCGTGGCGCCAACCGCATTTAATCTCTCGGGGGTGATCCTCGAAACTCTCGAAAGTCGTTCCCGTAAACTGCATTCGGTAAGCGTTCGGTCCTTCGGTTCCTTCGGCCCAAGCGAGCATGTCGAGAAATGCCTTAATATAAGCGACTTTCAGCGCCGAAATTCGTTCCGGGTCGTGGCGATCGTCTCGGGGTAGAACGTGCTTTCCCCATTCGCGAACCTCCTTTTCCGTCACCTCCGGGGGCGCTTCCTGACTCGGTAAGGCTTGAATGGTCGCTCCCAAGACTAGGGTACAGAGGGTGACGGCGATCGTGGCGGCGAGGGTGCGCCGACGGCGTTGCTGGCGCGATCGCGATCGCCCCTCCACGGTCGGCCAACTTTCGGCAGGTAAGATCTGGGACAAATAGCCAATTTGATAGCCGAAATCGAATAACGATCGCACGGCGATCGCCTTTTGGCTAATGATTTCCGGTCTTTGGCGGCGCGCCATCAAAAACTGCACGTAGCGGTGCAAATCTTCGACGGCGATCGCCCCTAGGGGTTTGCCGCACACCTGTAAAAACTGTTTCGCTAACAACCAATCGGCGCGCCGTTGTTTCGATGCTTTTTGGCGCACCCACAGTTGAATGAGTGCGACATCGGAATCGACGATCGGTCGGCGTGTGATTGGCGGTTGATTCATCTTGATTTGTTCGTGCAAGCGGCCCATTCTCATCGAGGCGGGCGATCGCCCCGAATCTTCCCCCTTCTCGAATTCTCTCCCCTTCGAGTAAATGTAAACTGGACTATCGAGGCATTTGCCCGTCCTTCTCGGACGCAAACCCGAAAGGGATCGACAATTTCCTATTTTACAGCGATTTTTAACCGTTTATTAAAGGATATCTTTACAAACGCGATCGCCCTTGGCTGACCCGACGGCGCGCGTTCGCCCCCTCAATCTTATCGGACGCCCGCCCCGCCACCGGATTCGGCTGACTCTTTTGGAGTGGCTAAGCGAACGCAGACGCGTCTGCGTTCGCCCCTTGCACTTCAGAAAAAATTGCGCCGATGATTTAGGATCGCTGTTAGAAAAGCGCTTTCCTTACCAACACCCCGATGAGCATCGTCACCCTGCAATCCGTTCAAAAAGACTTCGGTATCAAAGAAATCCTGCGAAATGCCAATTTCAGCCTCGGACCGACGGATAAAGTTGGGGCGATCGGCGTCAACGGGTCGGGAAAATCCACCTTACTCAAAATCCTAGCGGGAATCGAACCGATTGATGGGGGTCAACTGCTCGTCAATTCCGGCTTGAGAATTGTCTATTTGCCTCAAGACCCGGATTTAGACGAAAATCGCACGGTGTTAGAGCAAGTCTTTGCCGATAGCGGCGATCGCATGGCTTTAGTGCGGGAATACGAAGATTTAACTCACAAAATCGCGCGATCGCCCCAAGACGAAAAACTGATGTCCCGCCTGTCCGCCGTCATGCAACAAATGGAGGCATCCGGCGCCTGGGAACTCGAAACCCAAGCCAAAATTATCTTATCCAAACTCGGGATCGAAGACTTCGACGCCCAAATCGCCACCCTGTCCGGCGGATATCGCAAGCGGATCGCGATCGCCGCCGCCTTATTATGCGATCCCGACGTGCTCCTCATGGACGAACCCACCAACCATCTCGACGCGATCTCCGTCGAATGGCTACAAAGTTACCTCAACACCTTTCGCGGCGCCATCCTCCTCGTCACTCACGACCGCTACTTTCTCGATCGCGTCACCAATCGTATCGTCGAAGTCGATCGCGGCGACCTCTACACCTACGACGGTAACTATTCCTATTACCTCGAAAAGAAAGCCCTCGCCGAAGACGTCGCCGCCAGCCAACAACGCAAACATTACGGCGTTTTACGGCGAGAACTCGAATGGCTCAAACGCGGACCGAAAGCGCGCAGTACCAAACAAAAAGCCCGCATCGATCGCATTCACGAAATGCAGGATACCGAGTTTAAAGAAAGCCTCGGTAAAGTCGAAATTTCCACCCCCAGCCGCCGAATTGGCAAAAAAGTGATCGAGCTTGAAAATATCTCTAAATCTTACGGCGATCGTCTCTTAGTCCGCGACTTCACTTATAAATTCACCCCGGAAGATCGCGTCGGTATTATTGGCGGAAATGGCGTCGGAAAATCCACCCTCCTCAACTTAATTACCGGACGCCTCGAACCCGATATCGGAAAAGTTGAAATTGGCAGCACCATTCACATCGGTTACTTCGACCAACATAGCGAACCGCTTCAAGACGCCATGAACGAAAATCAGCGCGTCATCGACTATTTAAAAGAAGAAGCCGAATATGTCCAAACCGCCGATGGAACTCGGATTAGTGCCTCCCAAATGCTCGAACGGTTCCTGTTTCCTCCCGAACGGCAATATTTACCTTTACACAAACTTTCCGGCGGCGAAAAACGGCGGTTATTTCTATTGCGCGTCCTCATGAGTGCGCCCAATGTTTTGATTCTGGACGAACCAACCAACGATCTCGACGTCCAAACGTTAGCGGTTTTAGAAGACTATCTCGAAGACTTCAACGGTTGCGCGATCGTCGTTTCCCACGATCGCTATTTCCTCGATCGCACTATCAACACCGTTTTCTCTTTTGAAGGGAACGGACAGATCCGTAAATATCCCGGAAACTATTCGATTTATCTCGATTTCAAGCAAGAAGAAGAACGAGAAGCGGCGAAACAAGCTGAACGGGAACAAGAGAAGGAAAAACCGACCGCCGAAAATGGCAAAGTTGAAAAATCACCGCGCTTGTCTTGGGATAAAAATCGCCAGCGAAAATTGTCCTCTAAAGAGCGCAGAGAATATGAAGGTTTGGAAAGAAAAATCGCCGAGATGGAGGAAGAAAAAGAAGAATTAGAAAAATCTTTATACAATGCCAAACCCGGCGCCGTCACTGAAGTGCAGAAAATGCACGCGCAACTCGAACAGTTAAGCGAGGCGATCGAATCTGCAATGGAACGCTGGATGGAACTGGCAGAAATTGATTCTTAATGCTCCTAAAAAGGTGGGAAAACTCGCGATCGGTTATTCGGTTATGAGGACTAAAACGGGAATTTACCCACCCTTTTCTGACTCGTTATT from Oxynema aestuarii AP17 harbors:
- the glgP gene encoding alpha-glucan family phosphorylase, with protein sequence MQPIRTFNVSPSLPEKLEPLRKLAYNLHWDWNVETKDLFRRLDRDLWESSRHNPVLMLGTISQARLQEVSEDEGFLAQVERAALQLEDYLRERTWYAKHRDPDKQSQDCYAYFSAEFGLTDCLPIYSGGLGVLAGDHLKSASDRGLPLVGVGLLYQEGYFSQYLNADGWQQERYPINDFYNMPLHLERDANGNELRIAVDYPGRQVYARVWRVQVGTVPLYMLDTNIEPNNPYDHDITDELYGGDLDMRMHQEIMLGIGGVKMLEALGLKPTVYHMNEGHSAFLTLERIRHLMENDGLSFHEAKEVVNASSIFTTHTPVPAGFDMFPADKIMYYLGHYAEKLHLSREEFLALGRENTGDLESPFSMATLAIKMASFVNGVSKLHGDVSQRLFKNLWPALPAGEVPITAITNGVHARSCVAKFTQELYDRYLGPKWSTTPAHNPLWDRVSSIPDDELWRAQERCRSELVVFVRDRLEKYLRDRGGSLSELSQAQEVLDPSVLTIGFARRFATYKRATLFMRDLDRIKRILFDLHSDRLKGGMLSPKKRMVQFVIAGKAHPKDIPGKEMIRHIVHFIREQKCEKNIVFIPDYDINVARMMVSGCDVWLNTPRRPREASGTSGMKAAMNGVLNLSILDGWWNEADYVRTGWPIGQGEMYDDPDYQDEVEANALYDLLEKEVVPLFYDRDEEGIPRRWVAKMKQAIRLNCPQFNTARMVSDYATYGYFPASDRYYQTIENHYQPAKELAHWKQHLFDRWYDIKIETVDISAPADIQVNEDIAVKAQIHLAGLKPEDVEVQVYKGPMDADGNIVDGVPMTMEYQGSGANGRSIYTANIAYSSSGLQGLSLRILPQHPYLSSPFQPGLQVIWANS
- a CDS encoding DUF429 domain-containing protein, translating into MKFLGVDLGWSSGESGLCCLVWRSDRLYLDSSECQLDLDDIFAWIEAIAPRPQTALVAVDAPTVIPNATRMREADKLTHKYFGRYHAGCYPANLNSRFAARTVGFGCRLEACGFAHAAQIEPKKPGRYQIEVFPHPATIALFGLERILKYKKGKLGDRKPELMKLRQYIVDRLPQLEPRLSLDTDCDLLRLKTADFNAEVESFKGKQLKALEDRLDALLCAYIGAYWWYWGRDRTWVFGDRDSGYIVIPAIVN
- a CDS encoding DUF6141 family protein, with translation MDKLRSKPMSSEVSITDDIDATLMFREVQQFRQPWIWVVLSCSSLAALYVAAIPFVLDSNSEDTLVVHIILILFGIIFGVIFPILFYTTKLITEIRSDGLYLSFYPLLFSRIKIPFENIVKAEVKTYHPLREYGGWGIRHSPTGKAYNVSGNRGVQLELANGERILIGSHSPEQLARAIAFSRGR
- the trpS gene encoding tryptophan--tRNA ligase, which translates into the protein MGKQRILSGVQPTGNLHLGNYLGAIRNWVEAQSQYENFFCVVDLHAITVPHNRATLAQDTYTIAALYLACGIDLDRATIFIQSHVRAHTELTWLLNCITPLNWLQDMIQFKEKAVRQGENVSAGLLDYPVLMAADILLYEADKVPVGEDQKQHLELTRDIAARFNHQFGKDDEPVLKVPEPLIRKEGARVMSLTDGTNKMSKSDPSDMSRINLLDPPDAIAKKIKRCKTDPIRGLWFDDPQRPECNNLLTLYALLSGKSREAVAEECKDMGWGQFKPLLTEATLEALKPIQEKYKEVMGDRAYLESVLREGREKAEAIANPTLNKVKAALGYSMPL
- a CDS encoding methylenetetrahydrofolate reductase, which encodes MTQQPLARSRFRLAVEAREFLVTAEVMPPKGSDASHTVEMARQLKDWVHAVNVTDGSRAVLRMSPVATSAILLQHGIEPICQIACRDRNAIGIQGDLMGAHALGIRNILALTGDPIKAGDHPKAKSVFELESVRLLKLIKKLNSGTDFNDNPLTDSPTDLFPGAAVDPQLKSWSGLKSRFERKLEAGAEFFQSQMICDFDRLDKFMNEIASGTDKPILAGIFLLKSAKNAAFINRCVPGVHISDETIARLAEAKHPLREGMKIAAEQVQHARSICHGVHMMAVRREDLIPEILDMAGVSALTPQEAKIAV
- a CDS encoding Npun_R2479 family HD domain-containing metalloprotein, with the translated sequence MFNSTALLIDAFVQQLQAGYHRTYGGYKSDYADIIAWAGNMALENIANSDALYHNVEHTILVTLVGQEILRGKHIREGGVSCEDWLHAIISLLCHDIGYVKGVCREDRAEENLYATGRDGMKVTVPVGATDASLTPYHVDRGKLFIQERFGGHRLIDAEAIKRNIELTRFPVPADEDHKDTFNYSGLVRAADLIGQLSDPRYLQKIGALFYEFEETGANKTLGYRHPDDLRKNYAKFYWNGVYPYITDALKYLGLTQEGKQIMANLYANVFRVEHAEVSSDSASEVA